ctctctgttgctttCTTACTATGTTATGTTCTGTAGTTTTGTTTGGGTAAACCATGATTTACTTAAtattatagcatgaatcttaaaaagttcttattaataagatcaaacccaaccaggtattggggtgaactggaagatcagagaaccagaacaagccacagctacctcacctcgccggatcctcagctggtcttgtttcctcagactggaggcttctatgtcctcatcccaatggctctcagctgaactgctgctcgaaagcctgaagcttaactagctaaaagtttaaccagccaaatgcctaaccagccaaaatgcttctagtttctggtcctcacaccttatatatctttctgctttctaccaccactccctggaattaaaggcttactttctgggattaaaggcgtgatgagtcaccctgcctgtctgtatccttgaacacatggatttctgcctctggaattctaggattaaaggcgtgtgctaccactgcctatcctttatgtttaatattgtggctgctctgtctctgaccccagataagtttattagcatgcacaatatttgggggaatacaataccacatttatTACCCTCAGGGCTGCTGGATTGTTAGAAGTAGTGCTGCCCTGAACATTGCTGTGTGTGATATGATCTCATGTGTGTTAGGGTTGATGCTGAGAATTAGGTTTTTAGGATATGTGCTAGAATATATTTCCTTACCCTTTGGACTATCCTTGTCCATGCTTCCACTAGCAGGAGGAGCAACTCCTCCCATGTGGCCAGTGTTTGATGCAAAAGACAAAACTCTGCTCACTGGAAGCTGGTATCTTTTTTGATTGGTTTTAGACTcattatgtggccctggctggtctggaactcacagtgatctgcctgcctgcctcctgaatgctgggattaaaggtatgcactactaCACCCAGTTAGGTATCCTCTTAATATGAATTTTCCAGATTAGTAGGAAGTCAACCCtctcttaatatttttatctgCCATTTATATTTCCATCTGTGTAAATTGTTTACatcttttgcccatttttattttgaagtgttcggtgttttgttgttgttgtttcttttgagatagaatttctctgtgtagccttagctatcttggaactagctctttacttagaccaggctggccttaactcacagagatccgcctgcctctgcctctgcctctgcctctgcctctgcctctgcctctgcctctgcctcccaagtgctgggattaaaggcatgtgccaccaccacccatctgaGTTGTTGTTTTACTGATTTGTAGgatatcttgtgtgtgtgtgtgtgtgtgtgtgtgtgtgtgtgtgtgtgtgtgtgtgtgtgtgtgtacagtaagGTTTGAGACAGACTCTAAGACTTgagcccaggatggcctgtaACAAACTATAGCTCATCTGTCATGGAACTTGTGGCAGTCCTTCTGCCTTAGtatcccaaatactgggattgtaggcaccatcatgcccagtgatTTGTAAGGTTTCTGAACTCTAGCATCTCGTTATAGTTTCTTTAGTTTTCATGCTTTGCTGTATCTGAAGGTGGAGGCGCTTCTTGAAGTGTTATGTCCACCATTGGGCATTTCTCTtcagtatatatgtataatttcagAATCAGCTTGTCACGTTCCATGACCAGTAGAGAGAACTGCCATATATTTTACCATTGCTCTATTTTCTCAGTCTGAGCCCTGGGTGGCTATTCTGAATCACATCATTTGCTTGATGTAGTTTAATGGTAAACATGAGTGCAGTTGACCTTACTATCTTGTTTGGTgttcttttgaaataattattgCTTTAGCTTCTTCCTCTTCTAGACCCCTTACCTAAGCCGTTGTAAAGAAGTGCTAGCAGGCTGTACACAGCAGGCAGGAAaagtctgtcttttttctttttctttttctttctttttgtagcaATCCCCAAAGTGAGACTGGAGACCATCTACATTTGTGGAGTAGATGAGATGAGTACCCAGGATATCTTTTCCTATTTTAAAGAATATCCTCCAGCTCACATTGAGTGGTTGGATGATACCTCCTGTAAGTATACCCACGTTTTCTGTTTAGTAtgcttttatttatgatttttaaagagTTCTTGCTATCTTCGATAGTGAATAATTATGGTCaaactgtttatttttaacttctgttcTTAGTCTAGGAGGGTTTTCTTGGGGGTAGGTCTTACTCTAGCCTAGCCTGGCTTAGCACTGTAAATCCTCtagcctctgcctgccaagtgctgggattgtaagtgtgtgTTGCCACATTTGGCTTCAAGCAGTTCACGTGCATAGAACAGTTATTTTGTGGAAATGGGCCTGGGAGTGTAGCTTTAAACGATGTTCATCAGGCATTTTCCCACCACTTCCATACTttttcatgagctggcttttacTTTGACTGACAGCTGTCTGTGGCCAGTGAGACTGTAACAATGAACCTGATGCCAAATCCATTCTCAAAAACCTTAGATTTGAAtgtgtgatgttttattttaggTAATGTGGTTTGGCTGGATGAGATGACAGCCACACGAGCTCTCATCAATATGAGCTCTCTGCCAGCTCAGGATAAGATAAGAAGCAGAGATACCAGTGAAGACAAGTTGTCTGAGAAGAACAAGAAAGGTAACTACACACAAAGGGGCCCTTGCCCATTCTGAACACTGACCAGTTCTGGGCCTTTGAGTAGAGTGCTGTGAACACTGCATTACCAGATGTTTCTGAGGTAAATTATGATGCTTGGGTTATCAGTCAATAGGAATAGAAAACActgggctttttaaattttatgagatGGGGTTACATTAAGGTTCCTCTTGTCCCTCACACTCCATTTTAGACAAGCAGGAAGACAGTTCAGATGACGACGAGACTGAAGAAGGAGAAGTTGAAGATGAGAATTCAAGTGATGTAGAGGTTAGTATTAGGGCAAAGATAATCTGCaagatttattataaaaaaaaatgcttactgTCTTTTTAATGTAATGCTTAAAGACTTAGTAAGCTGTGTTCTTTGTCTAGCTTTTACCATGGAACCTTCTGAAGGTGCACCAGActtttagccttttattttatgtggatgtaaCAGTTCATCTTGGAATCTTAGAATAGTGTTTATACTTgtgcagaagagaaaatgggcTTATTAAGAAATACTTTGAAATGTTACCTAACCAATAAAATATGGAAAGGCAACTAGGGTTTGTTAGAAATCTTGGAGTGcattcatttgaaacattttgtgtgtgtggtgctaggGCAAACCTAGGCCTTGGACATGCTTGGCAAGTGCTATGCCTCTGATCTGTGTCCTAGCTAAGCATATTCATTTGGAGTTTAAATATTGAAATGGGTACCAAATTCTGGGAACATACTATCACCCCACTGGAGGCTACATGCTAAAAGGGAAGACAGATACACAGTTACATGCTGTTAGGAGACACGTGAGCAGGATGAAGACAGTAAAGGGTAAAGGGAGACAGAATTAGGACTTCAGAGGTGGTGGATACTATgcctgcagaagacctgagttcgatttccagcacccatgtgggatggctcacaactgcccccTAGAGGGCATCCAAAACTGTTCTGCCCTCTGAAGacaactgcactcatgtgcacataacccTACACAgatataaaaacataattttaaaaaatgtttatactgAAAGAAAATGATGGAGGTTACTCTTTTAGGCAAGGTAGTCAAAGAAGATCTGGCTTCAGAGGTCTCCAGAGGAATGAGTACTATAATTCTGATGGGTATAACAAACAGaatgcttttttttggggggggggttgttcaagacagggtttctctgtgtagttttggtgcctgtcctggctctcgctctggcctcaaactcacagagatcctcctggctctgcctcctgaatgctgggactaaaggtgtgcaccaccaccgcccggcctaggaTGCTTTCTTAATGGTAACCACAAAAAAAGTGTGAAATATGCTTTGATTTTtacattgaaaatgttttctttttcttaagttgGACACATTGTCTCAGGTAGAAGAAGAGTCTCTGTTAAGAAATGATCTTCGTCCAGCTAACAAACTTGCTAAAGGAAATAGGCTATTCATGAGATTTGCTACAAAAGGTAAATTTGATACTGATTTTTGGTCGGAATGATCAATTACTGAATGAAACTTTTCCTATTGACCAGATAATCCCAAAACTCCCTTTAAACAACACTTTATGAAACTGGCTTACTGATTGAGAAGGAATTTCTGTACATACATATTTGTTAGTGTGTATTTATTATGTAGTGATTAATTTCATTGTTACGTTCCCATACATGCTTGTAATGTACTTGGACCCCATTCATTCTCTTTACTTCCTGTTCATacattccttcccttcttctttttaCCTCCCTAATAGTTCCCCTTTTACTTAACTCTGtaattccacatttaaaaaaaaaaaaataggataccTGGTGAGCCTAAATGGGGTTTCTCAGTATAGCCCTGGCcgtctgggaactcactctgtaaaaccatgctggcctggaactaaggtatcaacctgtctctgcctcctcagtgctgtgattaaatggTGAGCCACTATATTGAGACTTTGTTTTTAAGAGAAcagagttttattaataaaagtaGAAGATTTGTAGGAGCCATAGGTGCTGGGCCCGGGACCAGAATGGTATTGACAATGTTCAGGGTACCCTCTAACATGCAGAACCCACCATTGAAGTGCTGCTGTGGATGAAGATTTAGTTAGGGGTACAATGATCTGATCCAGGGCTTTATCCAAAGATATCACCATGTCTGTGACAAAAGAGCTGGCTTTGAAATGAATGCGATTCCTTGGGCACACACTGAGTTTACCACTGTGTCCATCCTGGTCAGCATAGATAACAGTGATGACCAGGAGCAAAGGTGTTCTTTCAGTTCCACTATCACCCCATTTGAATCCGCCTGGAATCGCTGGACCAGGGAGTCTTCCATCAAGGCCTAGGCCAGCTGTGCTGGTAGAAGTCAGATCTTACAGAAACTCCTCCTGAACCAAAGCTGTGTGTATGTCACCTTTACCTTGATGTCTTTAGGCTAGTTTCAGGTGAGATGAAGCTGAGCAACCTAGGCAGGCACTCAGTATAGTAGCCAATGAATACTGAGGCTCCCCTTTCTTCCACTGGGAGAGCCCATTGTCTGCCATGTTTACCTGTTTCACAAAGTTCTCATACATCTTTTCATAGAGGATGCTCACCTTCACTATTGCTAATAAGCAAGCTGGTAGTCTGTGCCCAAATAACAGATAGATGAATCCTGCAGTGCTAATGTACTGCCACAGCTCCCTAGGGAATAGGGGCACATGGTGGGAACCCATTGGTGATGGTTGTGTCAGGGTTGCCACCCGTGTCTACCATGTGCCAGATGAAGGGGCTTTGATAGCCTGTCTCCACATAATTTCTGAGCCCTATATTCCAGCAGAAGAAATGTGCCTGCTGGTATCTTGTCTCAGTAGAAGATGCCACTATATGTCCCAATTTGGGACAGCGCCATGAGGTTATTGCAGGGTCTTTTGGGGGCGATGGAATAGGCTATTGCATATAATATTTTGATAATTGAATATACAGATATCCCTACAGTATGCTAATTTTGGCTCCTTTTGGACATATATCCAAAAGTAGAATAGATAGATGAATTATATGCTCTTTTTATTGCTATATTGTaaatttaaggccaacctgggctacatgagacccagcttcaaaaaacaaattcaaaatcaAGCAGTCAATattatcttcacacacacacacacaggaaaccctAAATAACTATTCTATTAACTTTCAGATGACAAAAAGGAACTTGGAGCAGCCAGAAGAAGTCAATATTATATGAAATATGGAAATCCAAATTATGGAGGCATGAAAGGAATTCTTAGCAATTCATGGTGAgtctaaaactttaaaatatgatGGTTGTTTATCTTgatgtttttattagcatatattaattccACATAATAGGCTTCATTATCGTATTCACATGCaggtatataatgcattttgatatTTTGATCTTGGCCTCCCCTATCCCTACCCACTCCTCTTCCAACTAGCTCCCTTCTACTTTGATGTCTCTCTTTGGTGTGTGAGTGACCCATGAGTTTCCTTTTCACAGGAGCATGGGTACCTACTAGTagtcactgaagaaaatctctccctccccactcaaCTACAAACTGTGTATAAATCATGGGTCCTGTGAGTCTCCCCATTCCATAACAGGGGTTGATGAACTCAATCTTGTGTAGGTTTTGTGCAGGCCATCACAGCTGTGAGTTTAAGAGTATGGCAATCATGCTATAACAGGAAGTCAGTGTTCCACCCCATTTCACTtttctccagctcttacattctttcaggCCTTCTTCTACAGTGTTTCTTGAGACTTGGAAGGGAtgatacagatgtctcatttgtggtTAGGCATTCAAGAGTCTTTTATTCTCAGAACTTTGTCAGTTTTAAGTCTCTATCTTCACTGGTCACCGTTGCAAAATATTTTgttctggttttagttttttgaaagaatgtctcatgtagtccaggcaaGTCTCAAACTCTTATGTAGCCAGGCAGGACCTTGGActcctcctgatcctcttgcctctaccttcccaagtgctgcgattgcaggcatgtgccaccaggcatGGCTTAAAAATACATCATTTGAACACCACTTCAGCTGTTTTTCATCCTTCAGTTGGTATTCTGTGGCAGAATGTCAAAACCTCCTGTGGACTGAAGGAAAGTGAGGAAGAACTCATGATTCTTAGCTGTGGCAAATGATAGGAGAACACTGCTTCGGCACCTAATGCTGTGCCATTGTGGAGCTGGAATGAAGTGGATTTCAGCATCCTTCTTATTGGTTTCTGATGGTGTGCTTATTTTGGCAATATTGCAGGAAGCGAAGATATCATTCCCGTCGCATTCAGCGGGATGTGATCAAGAAGAGAGCCCTGATTGGGGATGACGTTGGCTTGACGTCGTATAAACACCGACATTCCGGTAGTTGCCTGCTCAGCTCTTGGGTAGACACACACATGTTTGGCTCTCGAAATCGTATTTTTATTCTTAACACAGTCTTTTAAGGTTCCAAACTTTCTTATCCTCTCTTCTTTGCCCTCACCCTCTGCCAACATAGAGGAAAGTAAGTCAAGTCATGGTTAATTTTAAATTGCCCATAAAAGAGGTCACATGATTTTATAAAACTTTTAACAAAAAGGACCATatgttacaaagagaaaatgaaaataaaaatttcttaggaACTTAAATTTTCTACTATTAATATCAACAACTGCATGAAAAAACCTTATCGAATGgactgattttgtttctttttccgaTAATGTGAGTAGACTGCTGTGTTGAGTGTTTTTACACATTGGTTTTTATATATGAATGCTACTAAAACATGAGACATTATGACTtgaggttttttctttctttcttgtgtgtttaTTATAAAGGATCCATTTCATTATGCTTTCTAAAagattcacttttattttgaacTTACGTGTACAGTCTTCTGCATGTTTTATAGAACTAGGTAAGTCAGCATACAGACGACGTGCACAGGTGTCATTGGGATGAGACAGGAAGAAATAGAGTGTATACACTTTTAGTTAATGGATGTGTACAGAATTGTACCTTTGAAATCTGTGTATTAGTATTCTGTTATACTTTTCCAGTTTCAGTTACTCTAAGATATTGTCAGCTGGGCGTGTgccacatgactttaatcctagtacttgggaggcagaggccagtggatctctgtgagttccagtccagcctgatctatagagctagttctaagacagccagggctacacagagaaaccctatcttgaaaaacaaacaaaaatattgttgTAACCTATTCTTTATgctcatattaaaaaaattaggaaGTAAATTGCCCCTAATTCAAGTATTCTAATacagtaacattttattttacctttatcACATTAgtctattttcataaaattataattattgtaAGTAtactttatatttgtttttcccACTCCACAAGCATTATTCATACttatttttgaaaaagtttttatttttaattatatgtggaTGGGGTGTGTTGGTTTATatagtacctgtggaggccaggagagggtgtcagattcccttggagctggagttacaagccattgactctgggaaccaaactctagttctctgcaagaggagtatacactcttaacccctgagccatctttatAGCCTCATACATAGCCCATAAGCTTTAGAGTTATTATTGAGGTTTCTCATGTGGCATGAAGTTACACGGAACATTGAATTAGTGAATATTGAACCATATAAAACATCTGGTCACTATTTTCATCAACTGATCAGTATGTAATGTTGCtgtgcccatttttttttatttaaatacagcTGATTTAATATGCACTATTAATTAATTGGCATTGATTTAACAGCTGACAGCACTGTAACTCGTGCCTGAACAAGGCTTATTTAGTATAGGTATTTTTTTCTTGAGGTGTACCACCATCCTTTTACAGCAAATAACATTTCATCACTCACTGTATTTAAtgggaccttttttttttgtgggggaggggtgtttcgagacagggtttctctatgtagctttggagactgtcctagaactcgctttgtagaccaggctggctttgaactcacagagatctgcctgcctctgtctcccaagtgcttgcgccaccactgcccagcttggggccttttttttgtgagacagagtctctctctgtagcctttgTGTCTGGAACACATTGtgttgtagaccagactggccttgagctctcagagaaccacctgtctttgcctctcaatgctgagatcaaaggcatagaccaccacacccagcttaaaggaccattttttttttttcctttttggtttttcgagacagggtttctctgcgtagttttgcgcctttcctggagctcacttggtagcccaagctggcctcgaactcacagcgatccgcctggctctgcctcctgagtgctgggattaaaggcgtgcgccaccaccgcccggctaagggaCCATTTTTAAGCAGTGAAATTATCAAGAGAAAGCACAAAAAGTGAAAACACAGCAGTTAATAAATTGAAAAGGACCTTACTTACAGTATGAATCATGAATAAAAAGGTGCTGGTGCTGTTGCCTTGGACAGGAAGAAGCACATCTGGCTACTTAGTTCTGTCAGTCTGCACATGTCTACAGAAGTTCTTGATAGTACCTTGAGTTGATTTAGGAGCCACAAATAAATCTGATAGATTTATAAATATAGAACAAATAATGAAGATTGCTCATATTGTACATGAGTTTATGCTACTACATTCATATTTTATCCAGTCTCTTGGATAAGTAAGTAAGAATAAGAATGGCGTCCAGTTTGACACTTTTACAGATAGTAAATACTCCAGTACAGTCTCAGAGGTGGCATTGTTTCCTTCTTCCGGTGTAGAGTAGAAATCATGCTTGTTAGTTTAGCCTTAAGTTTAGTTCTCTCTAACCTTTGGGTTAAATTTCTTCAGGATTAGTGAATGTTCCTGAGGAACCcattgaagaagaggaagaggaagaggaggaccaaGACATGGATGCAGATGACAGGGTCGTGGTGGAGTACCATGAGGAGCTCCCAGCTCTCAAGCAGTCCCGTGAGCGGAGTGTGTCTAGGCGGTCCAGTGCGAGCAGCTCAGACTCAGATGAGATGGACTATGATCTAGAACTGAAGATGATTTCCACTCCTTCCCCAAAGAAAAGCATGAAAATGACCATGTATGCAGATGAAGTGGAATCTCAGTTGAAAAGTATTAGGTAAATacttttctcctccccctcctccttcttcttttttatttttttattttttgagacagggtttctctgtgtagccttggctgtcctggaactctcccaGTAGACAAGCACTCTCCTACTGAGATCTATTTCtattttggaagagcagccagtgcttttaactgctgagccatctttccagcccctataatttgatttttaagtgGTAATTACAGATGCAATCCCTCTTCATGTTGCAATAATTTTTACCCTAATTTTCATTCCTTTGTAGGTGTTTGATGGAAGCACCCAAGTTTTTCCTCTATATAAACAATAGTTGTTACGTAGATAATATAGAAAGTGAAAACCACTTGTATTCCCAGACATGTTATTTTTCCATCATATGTAGTGCATTGTTTAACACTATCATCACTTATTTAATTACTTAGAAAagatttctttacattttctcaTGCGTGACTAtcccacagtgcatgtgtggcagTCATAGGTCAACttgtggagctggttctcttcttctaccatgcgGGTCCTGAACATTGAACAGAAATGGTCAGACTTGGAAGCAAGTATCCTTACCTCAGAGCTATCTTGctatttagttttggttttttgagattgAGTTTCagtgcatagcccaggctggctttgtgtTTGCATTCtcttccccagcctcctgagtactgagattataggtgtacaccaccacacctaatCCCCTTTGATAGTTACTTATGTTTCTGTTAATATTGCCCTAGCTAACTAGATTCTTCAAAGTCTGTCTTGCTACAGAAAATAGTACACATGTTTAAAAATCATAcggtatttaaaatacatttgttgctgggtggtggtagtgcatgcctttaatcccagcacttgggagtcagaggcaggcagatctctgtgagttcaaggacagattggtctacagagcaagttccaggacagctaggactacacagagaaaccctgtcttgaaaaaataaaaaaattaccgggcggtggtagcccatgcctttaatcctagcactcgggaggcagagccaggcagatctctgtgagttcgaggccagcctggtctgcagagtgagttctaggaaaggtgcaaagctacacagagaaaccctgtctcgaaaaacaaacaaacaaacaaaaacaaaataatgaaagagagagagggagggagggagggagggagggagggagggagggagggagggagggagggaggaagggaggaaggaaggaaggaaggaaggaaggaaggaaggaaggaaggaaggaaggaaggaaggaaggaagaaaaatatgggtttttaaaaatctgtatgtaTTGCATAATTTCCTTCCTAGGGCTTTACCCACATTACTGCCTGTGACTCATACTCTTACCAGGTTTAGAAACTATTGTTCTTCCTAATTTTTGTGGACCTCTGGAACAGAGGACATAGTTATTTTAATGAGCAGATTCAATAAatatagattttatttaaaattagtgaaattttgagacagggtctcactaaaccAAGTAGGCTGGATTTAAATGTGCTCTGTAACATAGGCAGGAAATGAATTTGTGATTGTTCTtagtctcccaagtagctgagcCTGCAGCCTGTACCACCAGGCCTTAGCTTTCTGAGGCACTCTGAGATAGGAAGGAAAGGGGTTATTACTGTTGATTTGTGTGGCCTTGTTCACATCTTTGTGTTTAGTTTCCACAGAACTAATAGAGAACTGTAGCAGAGTAATGCTCTCTATCATAGTAGAATGGTCTGTAGACAGAGAAGTATCATCTTTAAAGGAGGGGATTATAGATTTACTGTGGCTGGACTACATCCAGATTGCACTGGGTGAGCAGAGTTCCAGCCTCTTTGCAAGCATCTGTTTAATGTTTGTTTGCCCTTGGAGAAGGTGACCATCAGTTATATGTTCTGTGATGGTGTACAGGCATCATGTGGAAACCACCCTGTGAAAGTCAGCAGCCAGCTGCCATCACCATCTCTTCATGGCATGTTAATCCTGGTTCTAAGCCAGCTGTCATCAGTGGCATTTGTAAATAAGTAGTGGTCCTCTGAACTTGAGTTTCTCTGAAGTAGGAGACTTTGCTTGTGTCCTGTCTCACAGTTGAATTTGGTTACTTGTGTtctcccgtttttttttttttttttttttttcttccttataggAACTCTATGAGGGCAGACAGTATATCCACAAGCAATATAAAAAACCGAATTGGTAGCAAATTGCCGCCTGAGAAATTTTCAGATGTTCGACACCTCTTAGATGAAAAGCGTCAGCACTCGTGTCCACGGCCAGCGGTTGGCAGTACTAAACCAGGTACTGTTGTTCTTCTTCCCTGTGCTCCTGACTGCCTTCTTGTAAGGCCCTCCAGTGGCCAGGCCTGGCCACTAGACTACAACAGCTGTATTGGCTGTTTCCTGCCTCTTGAGATCAGGTGGCCAAGCTCTATCATAGAGAGATTAAAAAGGCCAAGATCAGGCCACCCTGGAAAGTTCCATCCCCACAAGAAACCCTGTATAAACCCACCTCCTGCTCAGTTCTTTGCTGCTTCCCTCCAAAGCAGAGGCAGCCATCGTCCTGTGTCTTtaccaataaatctcttgtgtgaggcttgttgtgctgtgtgactttgtggtattcatagGCTTCTGATTGCCAGAATACCTTTCCCCTCAAAGGTATAACACACTCTGAGCACCTGAGAGCAGGTGGGCTCAGGGTAGGCTCTTCCAAACTGATTAAATTGTTCTTGTTGTATCTAAATCTTTAGCTAGGCATTAGATTcatgagaaaataaaaccaaatttttgACAAAACTAGCTCTTAGTATTTTTGTCTGAAATAATAGatgatattaaataataaataatgtaatttccCTGGTATACTTTATACCCCAAACCAATAAAGTTAAGTTGTATGGTTAGATGCATGATTGAGTGTGAACTAGACTGTATATGTGAGTAAACCCTGATAGAACGGTATGTGGGTGTGCTTGTGGCTAAtagcctagcatgtgcaagacttGGGGGGCGGGGTGCTGCAGCACCTGCCGTAGATCTGCTGAGAGAACTGGTGAAGGCTTTTGGAGCAACAGCTTAGATCTTGGTCTTGGGGGGGAATAGAATGCAGTTGGTAAACTATCTTTTGAGGTGGGGAATAATCTGATTCTTACTTTAGAAAGATGATTTTGGAGGAATAGAATGTAGTGGGCACAAAAAACAAGATAACAAGGGCTGAACTTGGTCAGGGACAGTGAAGATTGGGGCTATGAAGGGGacc
This Peromyscus maniculatus bairdii isolate BWxNUB_F1_BW_parent chromosome 8, HU_Pman_BW_mat_3.1, whole genome shotgun sequence DNA region includes the following protein-coding sequences:
- the Ncbp3 gene encoding nuclear cap-binding protein subunit 3 isoform X2, giving the protein MAAVRGLRVSVKAEAPAGPPALGLPSPEVESGLERGEPEPMEVEEGELEIVPVRRSLKELLPDTSRRYENKAGSFITGIDVTSKEAIEKKEQRAKRFHFRAEVNLAQRNVALDRDMMKKAIPKVRLETIYICGVDEMSTQDIFSYFKEYPPAHIEWLDDTSCNVVWLDEMTATRALINMSSLPAQDKIRSRDTSEDKLSEKNKKDKQEDSSDDDETEEGEVEDENSSDVELDTLSQVEEESLLRNDLRPANKLAKGNRLFMRFATKDDKKELGAARRSQYYMKYGNPNYGGMKGILSNSWKRRYHSRRIQRDVIKKRALIGDDVGLTSYKHRHSGLVNVPEEPIEEEEEEEEDQDMDADDRVVVEYHEELPALKQSRERSVSRRSSASSSDSDEMDYDLELKMISTPSPKKSMKMTMYADEVESQLKSIRNSMRADSISTSNIKNRIGSKLPPEKFSDVRHLLDEKRQHSCPRPAVGSTKPDIRQRLGKRPYSPEKAFSSNQVIRREPSSDVHSRLGVPRQDVKGLYSDTRERKSGGLWTRLGSTPKTKEKNTKKVDHRPSGAEEDDSELQRAWGALIKEKEQSRQKKSRSCQHPFPKKSQFPGAYWTVFEGEDEGRCQPSLPAPKCGG
- the Ncbp3 gene encoding nuclear cap-binding protein subunit 3 isoform X1, coding for MAAVRGLRVSVKAEAPAGPPALGLPSPEVESGLERGEPEPMEVEEGELEIVPVRRSLKELLPDTSRRYENKAGSFITGIDVTSKEAIEKKEQRAKRFHFRAEVNLAQRNVALDRDMMKKAIPKVRLETIYICGVDEMSTQDIFSYFKEYPPAHIEWLDDTSCNVVWLDEMTATRALINMSSLPAQDKIRSRDTSEDKLSEKNKKDKQEDSSDDDETEEGEVEDENSSDVELDTLSQVEEESLLRNDLRPANKLAKGNRLFMRFATKDDKKELGAARRSQYYMKYGNPNYGGMKGILSNSWKRRYHSRRIQRDVIKKRALIGDDVGLTSYKHRHSGLVNVPEEPIEEEEEEEEDQDMDADDRVVVEYHEELPALKQSRERSVSRRSSASSSDSDEMDYDLELKMISTPSPKKSMKMTMYADEVESQLKSIRNSMRADSISTSNIKNRIGSKLPPEKFSDVRHLLDEKRQHSCPRPAVGSTKPDIRQRLGKRPYSPEKAFSSNQVIRREPSSDVHSRLGVPRQDVKGLYSDTRERKSGGLWTRLGSTPKTKEKNTKKVDHRPSGAEEDDSELQRAWGALIKEKEQSRQKKSRLDSLPSLQIEVSRESSSGSEAES